Proteins from one Calditrichota bacterium genomic window:
- a CDS encoding trypsin-like peptidase domain-containing protein has protein sequence MKNIFILLSLLLIFVLSCSKTVFVSDNTRIIDGEYDSEFPHIPTTGYLEEITQYVKLVNAMAGYKGYDLPLKNGLIRSELNGDLVRQKAIREKFLNSPATGTATVIFHDQQKVALLTCAHIVNYPDTIVTFYLDRYGKKTPFVQSVYYKVRQTLTVTGLPEVNDYEVLASDEDTDIAIIGKKYSKLQHVNIREFNYPKGAANDLKAGTFVYLFGFPRGERMVSTAIVGRANKDRNNGFILDASMHNGISGGLVLAVRDGIPNFEMVGMVFAVAGQKINFLGPDEETEPIELDMQRPYDGQIYLNSTRQVVYGLTYAVSIEAIEDFIEENSGRFEEKGFESPLFLNTEKPASTE, from the coding sequence ATGAAAAATATATTTATATTATTATCGCTGCTGCTAATCTTCGTTTTAAGTTGCTCAAAAACTGTTTTTGTTAGTGATAACACGCGTATAATAGATGGAGAGTATGATTCGGAATTTCCACATATTCCGACTACCGGTTATTTGGAAGAAATTACTCAATATGTAAAACTAGTTAATGCCATGGCTGGTTACAAAGGTTACGATTTGCCATTGAAAAATGGGTTAATCAGATCAGAATTGAATGGTGATTTAGTAAGGCAAAAAGCAATCCGCGAAAAATTTCTTAATAGCCCTGCAACAGGAACAGCAACGGTTATATTTCATGATCAGCAAAAGGTTGCTCTGTTAACTTGTGCCCATATTGTAAATTACCCGGATACGATCGTAACATTTTATTTAGACAGATATGGCAAAAAAACGCCATTTGTGCAAAGTGTTTACTACAAGGTTCGTCAAACATTAACGGTTACAGGACTTCCTGAAGTAAATGACTATGAGGTTTTAGCCAGTGATGAAGACACAGATATTGCAATTATAGGCAAAAAATATAGTAAACTGCAGCACGTAAATATCCGTGAATTTAACTACCCCAAAGGTGCTGCCAATGATTTAAAAGCCGGGACATTTGTTTATCTGTTCGGTTTTCCCCGTGGAGAACGGATGGTTTCAACGGCGATAGTCGGCCGTGCAAATAAAGATAGAAACAACGGATTTATTTTAGATGCTTCAATGCATAACGGAATAAGCGGTGGTTTAGTTTTAGCAGTGCGCGATGGTATTCCAAACTTTGAAATGGTTGGGATGGTTTTTGCCGTCGCCGGGCAAAAGATAAACTTTCTTGGCCCAGATGAGGAAACTGAACCAATTGAACTTGACATGCAGAGACCTTATGACGGACAAATTTATTTAAACTCCACACGCCAGGTTGTTTATGGACTTACTTACGCCGTTTCAATTGAAGCAATTGAAGATTTTATTGAAGAAAACTCCGGGCGTTTCG
- a CDS encoding MBL fold metallo-hydrolase, which yields MNIEVITIGPFQMNTFIVHKENSNECILIDPSDELEKIYAYLDQNKLTPKAIFNTHAHIDHVRFLSQVQEKYNLPFYLAKEDLPLLESLEKQGEMFGIDTASPPKVTHTLEGGQKYDVAGLSFSTLHAPGHSPGSICFLFEKDIIVGDVLFYDSIGRTDLYMGNYDQLIESIKMKLMPLPDETVVYPGHGPSTTIGREKQFNPFLK from the coding sequence ATGAATATTGAAGTTATAACGATCGGCCCATTCCAAATGAACACTTTTATTGTTCACAAGGAAAATTCAAACGAATGTATTCTTATTGATCCAAGCGATGAGCTTGAAAAAATATACGCGTATCTTGATCAAAATAAATTAACCCCAAAGGCAATTTTTAATACCCACGCACATATTGATCATGTTCGATTCTTAAGCCAGGTTCAAGAGAAATACAATTTACCGTTTTATCTTGCAAAAGAAGATTTGCCTTTGCTCGAGTCTTTGGAAAAACAGGGAGAAATGTTTGGGATTGATACTGCATCTCCTCCAAAAGTAACTCATACTCTTGAAGGTGGACAAAAATACGATGTAGCCGGTTTATCTTTTTCAACACTACATGCACCGGGTCATAGCCCTGGCAGCATCTGTTTTTTGTTTGAAAAAGACATTATTGTTGGTGATGTGCTTTTTTATGATTCAATTGGCCGTACCGATTTGTATATGGGGAATTATGATCAGTTAATTGAATCGATCAAAATGAAACTAATGCCACTTCCTGACGAAACAGTTGTATATCCTGGGCATGGACCTTCAACTACGATTGGGCGTGAAAAACAATTCAATCCTTTTTTAAAATAG
- a CDS encoding cupin domain-containing protein, with the protein MKIEKVNLNEKLKQFSDYWNPRIVGELNGHQVKLAKFQGEFIWHTHENEDELFMVLKGSFKMEFRDKTVQLNEGEFLIVPKGVEHRPVAKNEVSVLLFEPGSTINTGNNPSDLTRNNLEKI; encoded by the coding sequence ATGAAAATCGAAAAAGTAAATTTAAATGAAAAACTCAAACAATTTTCAGATTATTGGAATCCAAGGATTGTTGGTGAATTAAATGGACATCAGGTAAAACTGGCAAAATTTCAGGGCGAATTTATTTGGCACACACACGAAAATGAAGACGAGTTATTTATGGTTCTAAAAGGTTCTTTTAAAATGGAATTCCGTGATAAAACCGTTCAACTTAATGAGGGTGAATTTCTAATTGTCCCAAAGGGAGTTGAACACAGGCCCGTGGCAAAAAATGAAGTTTCAGTATTGCTTTTTGAACCCGGCTCAACAATTAATACTGGAAATAACCCGAGTGATTTAACAAGAAATAATTTGGAGAAAATTTAA
- a CDS encoding DinB family protein yields MERPASTEYAKYYQGYIDLVPNGDILQILEKQNDQFCEFLAQVDEEKANYRYAEGKWSIKQVIAHLIDVELVFMYRALRISRKDSTPIPGFEQDDYIKNSDQSHLTLSELVEQFYHMRKASIALLRSFSPDMWQNIGTANGFPASVRAIAHVMIGHVIHHMKVIHSKYLS; encoded by the coding sequence ATGGAACGTCCGGCATCAACAGAATATGCAAAGTACTATCAGGGTTATATTGACCTTGTACCGAATGGGGATATACTCCAAATATTGGAAAAACAAAATGATCAGTTCTGTGAGTTTTTAGCACAGGTAGACGAAGAAAAAGCGAATTATCGTTATGCTGAGGGAAAGTGGAGTATTAAACAAGTTATTGCCCATTTGATAGATGTTGAGCTGGTTTTTATGTATCGTGCTTTACGTATCAGCCGAAAAGACAGCACACCGATTCCCGGGTTTGAACAGGACGACTATATTAAAAACAGTGACCAATCCCATTTAACACTCAGTGAGCTTGTAGAACAATTTTATCACATGCGCAAAGCTTCAATAGCTCTGTTAAGGTCATTTTCTCCGGATATGTGGCAAAATATCGGAACGGCAAATGGCTTTCCTGCATCTGTAAGGGCAATAGCACATGTTATGATTGGTCATGTAATTCACCATATGAAAGTAATTCACTCAAAATATTTGTCTTAA